Genomic window (Streptosporangium brasiliense):
GAGGCTGACGTGCTACACGTGATCGGCGCGGGACTCCCGCGCACCGGAACCAGATCGATGAAGACCGCGCTGGAAAGGCTGGGATTCGGTCCCTGCTACCATATGGCCGAAATCGGGAGCAATCCCGACCACGTCGACCGGTGGCTGCCCGCCGCCTCCGGCCTGCCGCTGGACTGGGACAGCGTGCTCGACGGCTACCGATCCACCCAGGACTGGCCGGCCAGTTTCTTCTGGCGCGAGCAGGCGGAGGTCTACCCGGACGCGAAGGTCGTGCTGACCGTCCGCGATCCGCATCGCTGGTATGTCAGCATGCAGGCTCTGATCGCCACCCGCCGGGACGTGCCGCCGGATCTGCCTGAAGCGGGGGCCGCGGTACTCAGGACGATGGAGAGGCTCCGCCCGGTTCTCGATCTCATCGGAGAGTCCACCTTCGGCGACACCTGGGACTTCCAGCGGGGCATGCCCGACGAAGAGATCGCGGTAGCGGCGTTCCACCGTCACGTGGCCGTTGTCCAGAAGAGCGTGCCCGCGGATCGCCTCCTGGTGTTCGACGTCCGCGAGGGCTGGGAGCCGCTCTGCCGGTTCCTGGGCGTCGACGCTCCCGCCGGCGAGCCGTTCCCGCACCTCAACGACTCCGAGACCATGCAGCGCGCGCTGCAACAACTGGTGACCGATGGCAGCATCGACTCGGCTTTCATCTCCGGCACGCACGACTGAACGACATCACCGCGCCTTTCCACAGGACCGTCCTGCGGAGGGGCGCGGAGGTCGTCCTC
Coding sequences:
- a CDS encoding sulfotransferase family protein; this translates as MIGAGLPRTGTRSMKTALERLGFGPCYHMAEIGSNPDHVDRWLPAASGLPLDWDSVLDGYRSTQDWPASFFWREQAEVYPDAKVVLTVRDPHRWYVSMQALIATRRDVPPDLPEAGAAVLRTMERLRPVLDLIGESTFGDTWDFQRGMPDEEIAVAAFHRHVAVVQKSVPADRLLVFDVREGWEPLCRFLGVDAPAGEPFPHLNDSETMQRALQQLVTDGSIDSAFISGTHD